The nucleotide sequence CGTGCCCCCCGCGTTGATCGTCCACGCGGACGACGAGCCCGGCGAAACCTCCGATCGGCCCATGCTGGTGGAAGCCCTCCCGGCCGGCGGTGCCGCGCCCGAACGCCGCGCGGTACCCGTCGGAGCCGCACCGGACCGAGCCCACACCCACCCGGCCCCCGACGTACGGACCGCCCCGCCGCCCGTACGCCGGATCCGCGAGGAGCCCCCGGAGCCCGCCCGCCTCACCGCGGTGCGCCCCGCCGCGACACCCCCGGCTGCACCGCCCGTACGACCGGCCGCACCCAACGCCGCGTCCGGCCCCGGCGGCACGCCGCCCGCCGCCCCGCCGCCCGACGAGCGGCGCCGCCTTCCCCGGCGCATCCGGCAGGCCAGCCTCCGCCCGCAACTCCTCAACCCCCCGGCGCCCGAGGCGCCCGGCGCCGACACCGCCGTCGAACACCGCCCCGCGGAAGAGGCCCGCACCATGATGGCCGCGTTCCAGCGCGGCTCGTTCAAGGGCCGCACGGACGCCGGCGGCGGCCCCCACGCCCCGGACGCCGACGCGCCCGAGCCCCCGAACGGACAAGGACAGTGGTAACCGCCATGCCGCCAGTGCCACACGACAACGCCGAACTCGACTGGCTGCTCGACGACCTGGTCAAGCGCATCCCGCGCACCAGGCACGCCATCGTGCTGTCCTCCGACGGCCTGCTGATCGGCCACTCCCGCGGACTCGAACGCGACGACGCCGAGCACATGTCCGCCGTCGCCTCGGCGTTCCAAAGCCTCGCCCGGGGAGCCGGACGCCACTTCGACGGCGGCCGGGTCCGCCAGACCATCGTCGAACTGGAGCGGGTCTTCCTGTTCGTCACCGGCGCCGGGCAGGGAGCCTGCCTCGCGGTCCTGGGCGAGGCGGACATCGACGTCGGCCTGGTCGCCTACGAGATGAACCTCATGGTCAAGCGCGTCGGCGACTTCCTCGCCGCCGCACCCCGCCACGCCGGGACGCCGGCACGGAATCCCTTCTGAAGAAGGAGCCCATGTCCGATCCGGACGACACATGGTGGGACGAAGACGCCGGGCCGATCGTGCGCTCCTTCGCGAGAACCGGCGGACGCACCCGCCCCAGCCGCGACGAGTTCAACCTCATCACACTCATCATCACCGCGGACGACCGGACCGACCGCCCCGGCCTGGAGCCGGAGCACGCCGGCATCCTGCGGCTCTGCGCGGGCAACCCCTTGTCCGTCGCCGAGATCGCCGCGAAGTCGGACCTCCCGCCCACCGTGGTGAAGGTCCTCCTCGGCGACCTACTCGACATGGGGGCGATCCACACGCGCGCGCCGATCGCGCTCGCGGACGCCCCGGACATCCACGTACTCCAGGCGGTGCTCGATGGAATTCGCAGGATTTGACCCGGGAATCGCCCCGGACAACCTTCCCACGGCGGTCAAGATCCTGATCTCGGGCGGATTCGGGGTGGGCAAGACGACGATGGTCGGCGCGGTCAGCGAAGTCCCTCCGCTGCGTACCGAAGAGGTCATCACCCGGGAGAGCCTGGGCGTCGACGACCTGACCGGGGTCGAGGGCAAGACCACCACCACGGTGGCCCTGGACTTCGGACGCATCACGCTCGACCGGAGCCTGGTGCTCTACCTGTTCGGGACGCCGGGCCAGGACCGCTTCTGGTTCATGTGGGACGAACTCTCGGTCGGCGCGATAGGCGCGATAGTCCTGGCCGACCCCCGCCGCCTCGCCGACGCGTTCCCCGCGGTCGACTACTTCGAACTGCGCGGCACGCCGTTCGTGGTGGCCGTGAACTGCTTCGACGGCATCTGCGAGTTCGGCATCGAGGAAGTCGCCGCGGCCCTCGACCTCGACCCGCACGTCCCCGTTGTCATGTGCGACGCGCGCGTTCGCGACTCCGGCAAACTCGCCATGGCCACACTCGTGGAACACGTGATGGCCATGCACGTCGGAGGTGCGACGGTCGTGAGCCGCTGACCGGCGTCCGCGCGGCGGGTGGGCATGCGGCCCACCCGCCCTCCGGTCCTTGACATCAGGCAACCCGAGGCCTGACCCTGTCGCTCGTCCGGCCCGCGACTGACCGCGTGCCCGGGCGGGCGATTTCTGTGCCCGAACCGGGTACCTGCCGGTGCTTTTTCTGATACTCTGAGTATCAGATCAACAAGGGGCGCCTCGTGACGCCGTTCCCTGCCGCGATCCCCTCTGCCGCGACAAGGAGGGGTCCAGGAGAGCCGGCCGCCGGCCGAGCTGCGCGATGGGGCGGATGGCCCTTTCATGAATTGATCGGCCTTCGACTTTCGGGAGTCACCGTCATATGGCGCGCAGGGACAAGCGGACACAACAAGAACGAGAGCATGCGGAGCTCTGGGCACGGCAGGACCGGGCCCGCGAGGATATGTCGAAATCCGTGGAACTCCTGCATCGCGTCATGGAGGCCAACAAGAAAGGGATCGATCCCGGGGTGTCTCGGGAAGAAGTCGACGCCGCCATCAAAGAATACACCGACGCCAAAGGGGTGTCGGACAGTGCCGCTCAAGGGATGACGGAAATTGCCGTGGACTATATGAAAGCCGAGAGGAAAAGGGAGGCCAGGGAGGCTGCCGCGCAACGGAAGCGAGAAATAAACGAGGAGCAGCGCAGAAAGACGGAAGAGAGGCGACAGGCGCGGGAGGCCGCGTATCAGCGCAATTTAAGTGCCAAGCAGGAGAAGAAGAAGGGAAAAGGCAAGGGATGACCACCACATCGCCGCCGCGGCGTGGGTGGCCGCCGTCCACACGACCCGGAACACGGAGACGGCCACACCAGGCGTCGACGCGCGGGACGCCGCCGGTGCCACAAAGACGCCATGGGCTGTCCACTTTGCGCGGTGGGAGATGTGACGGCGCGAATTCGTCGAGGGCTCGTCGGCGGTTTGGTTGGCTGATGCCCATGACGAGTCGCATCGCGCCGGTCCGCCTCTACGACGCTCGCCGCCGCCGCTCGGTGCCGCTGCCCCGGCCCTCCGCGGGCCCCGTGGTGGTGTCCGCCGTGTCGACCGAGGCGGCCGCGCTGACCTTCGACGAGGCGCGCGCGGCCCTCATCGCCGACACGCTGTGCCGTGTGCTGGCCTGGAAGGGCTATGACGACGTTCGTCGGAGCGAACCGGCGCCCGTCACCCCCTGGGGCGAGAACGGCGGTTGTCCCGCAGGGGCCGCCCACCGCGTCTGCGTGCACGTGACCGCGACGGAGGGGGACGAGTCGACCGCACAGCCCTGCCACATGTTGGTCAACCTGGTGCAGCGGGCGCGGTTCTGCCGCCACCTGGCACACGACTGGCACCGCGAGCGGCGCCCGCCGAAACTCGCCGAACTCGTCGGACTCGGAGTCTCCATCGAGGATTTGGAGCTGGGATTCCTGCTGGCCGGACACTACCGGAACCCGCGAAAAGTCAACTGCTCGGATCTGCACGGCGGTGTGGTCTTCAGGGACGCGCACGTCGTCCGCCGCCGATGGGGCAACCATCTGAGAGCCCTCGCGCCGCTGCCGGACATACGCCTCCACCGCGAGGCGGCCGAGCTGTTGTCCCCCGAGGGGCGGGACGTGCTGGAGGCCTTCGACGCGGCGATCAGCGACAACATGAACGCCCCCCGGGCCATGCCGCTGCTGTACCGCGCTCTCCGACTGGGTGAACTCCCGCGCGCCGACCGCGCGGTGCTCGCGGCGGTGACCCTCGCACTGGTCCCGGCCCTGGCGGCACCCGCGATGTCCGGGACCTGATCCGGCGGCGCCGCGCGGCCGGTGCGTCCACCGCCGGTCGTCCCGACCCGCGACCCGAGATATACGAGCGGGGGAGGTCGGGGGCGGCTTCGGGACGCGCCGCCCGCAGCCGCGGTCCGTGGCGCGCGGGTCCTCCCGAAGCGTCCGCGTACGAACGCGTCTCAGCCCTCGTGTGCTTCGGCCGACCGCTGCCGGCGGGCACGCCAGCGTTCCATCATCCCGGCCAGTTCCTCCTGAAGGAACTCGAAGAACTCGATGTTCTCGCCGAGCCGTTGGCCCGCGGGCGTGTCGGGCCCGACGGCCTTCACGCCCGCGCGGAGGGTTTCCTCCCAGCGGACGAGCAACTGGTCGCGGCGGGCGAAGGTCGCGTACCACTGGTCGTTGCGGACGCGGTACCGCTCGCGGCGTGAGCCCGGCTCGCGCTCGCGGCTCACCAGGCCGACGTGCGTGAGGTACCGCACCGCGCCGGAGACCGCGGCGGGGCTGATCCGGAGGCGTTCGGCGAGTTCGGCGGAGCCGAGGACGCCGGTGTCCGAGGCGAGGATCGCCGCGAAGACGCGGGCGGGCATGCGTGTCATCCCCGCGTCGACCAGCTCTCCGGCGAAGCGTTCCACGAACTCCCCGACCGCGTCCTCGTCCTGGTTCGCCACCGCTGTGCCGCCTTTCCCTGCCCGAATCCGCCCCGTACGTGCGTCGGGCAGCGCGTCCAGCCTATCCACGTTCTTAACTTTCACATAGTTCTGAAAGTAGTGTACGTTCAGCAGAATGAAGACGGCAATCAGCGCAGTCGCCCTGCGCAAGAGCTTCGGCCGAAGCCAGGCTCTCGACGGCCTCGACCTGACCGTGCGCACGGGCGAGGTGCACGGTTTCCTCGGCCCCAACGGCGCCGGTAAGTCGACGACGATCGGCATCCTGTTGGGGCTCGTCCGGGCGGACGCCGGCACCGCCGAAGTACTCGGCGGCGACCCGTGGCGCCACTCCGTCGCGCTGCACCGGCGCATCGCGTACGTGCCCGGCGACGTCACACTGTGGCCCAATCTCACCGGGGGAGAGGTCATCGACCTGCTGGGCCGGTTGCGCGGCGGGGTGGACGCCGCCCGGCGCGACCGGCTCGTGCGCCGGTTCGAGCTCGACCCGACGAAGAAGGGCCGGGCGTACTCCAAGGGCAACCGGCAAAAGGTGGCCCTGGTCGCGGCGTTCGCGGCGGACGTCGACCTGCTGGTGCTCGACGAGCCCACCACGGGCCTGGATCCGCTCATGGAGGACGTCTTCCGGCGGTGCGTCGAGGAGGCCCGCGACCACGGCCGCACCGTACTGCTGTCCAGCCACATCCTCGGCGAGGTGGAGGCGCTGTGCGACCGGGTCAGCATCATCCGGCGCGGACGCACCGTCGAGACCGGCACGCTGGCCGACCTGCGGCACCTGACCCGCACCTCGGTCAGCGCCGAACTGGCCGGCCGCGCCGACGGGTTGGCGGACCTCGACGGCGTCCACGACCTCGACGTGCGGGGCAACCACGTGCGCTTCCAGGTCGACGGCCACAGCATCGGTGCCGCGCTCGACGCCCTCGGGCGGTCCGGCATCCGCAGCCTCACCAGCAGCCCGCCGACGCTCGAGGAACTGTTCCTGCGGCACTACGAGGACGAGCCCGCCGACGGCCGGCGAGCCGACGCCCCCGACGCCCCGACCACCGCGGCCGACACCGCCGTCCCCGAAGCGCGGTCCTCCCGTTGAACGCCCTCACCGGAACCACCGTCCTCACGCGCCTGGCCCTGCGCCGGGACCGCGTCATGATCACCGCGTGGTCAACCACGGTCGCCGTCGTCGTCCTCGGCTCCGCACGGTCGTTCACGGCCCTGTACGACACACCCGCCGAGCGCGCCGACCTCGCCCGCAGCACGAACGACAACGCGTCCCTGCGCGCCTTCTACGGGCCGGTGTTCGCCTGGGACAGCGGCGGCGCCCTCACCGCGTGGCGCTTCACCGTCATCGGCGCGGTGCTCGTCGGCCTCATGGCCGCGCTCATCGTGGTGCGGCACACCCGTGACGAAGAGGAGACGGGGCGCCAGGAGTTGGTCGCGGCCGGGGCGGTCGGACGCCTCGCGCCGCTCAGCGCCGCGCTGCTCACCGCCACCGCCGCGAGCACCGCGGTCGCCGCGCCCACCGCGCTCGGGCTGCTCGGATCCGGCGACGGCGCGGCGGGCGCCCTCGCACTCGGCCTGTGCCTGGTCGCGAGCGGCGTCGTCTTCGCCGCCGTCGCGGCCCTGAGCGCACAACTCGCCACCACCGGACGGGCGGCGCGCGGTATGGCCGGCGCCGTACTGGGCGCGGCCTTCCTCGTGCGAGCCGCCGGAGACGCCGCGTCGCGGGGCGCCTCGTCCGCGCTCATCTGGACGTCGCCGCTCGGCTGGATCGAACAGGTGCGCCCGTACGGCGGCGACCGCTGGTGGGCGCTGCCGCTCCCGATCGTGTTCGCCGGTGTGGTCGCGGCGGCGGCGTACGCCCTCGTGACCCGCCGCGACCTCGGCGCGGCAATGCTCGCGACACGCAACGGCCGTGCCACCGCCGGGCGTTCGCTGTCCGGCCCGTTCGGCCTCGCGTGGCGCCTGCACCGCGGCGCGCTGCTCGGCTGGGGCATCGCGTTACTCGCCGCGGGGGCGGTCTACGGCGGCGTCGCGGGCGGCGTCGACGACTTGATCGGCGACAACCGGGATGTATCCGACATCGTCGCGCGGATGGGCGGCGGCGGAAGCCTCACCGACGCGTTCCTGGCGAGTGCGATGGGCCTCCTGGGCCTGCTCGCGGCCGTGTTCGCGGTGCAATGCGTGCTGCGGATGCGCGCCGAGGAGACCGGCGGACGCGCCGCCCCGCTCCTCACCGGGCCGGTCCCGCGCGTGCGGTGGGTCGCGAGCCACCTGGTCTTCGCGGTCCTCGGGCCGGTGGTGCTCCTGGCCGTCGGCGGCCTGAGCGCGGGAATCGCCCACGGAGCGCGCGTTCCGGACCTCGTCGCGGCGGCGATCGCCCAGGCGCCGGCGGCGTGGGTCGTGGCCGCCGCCGCGACGGCGGTCTTCGGGCTGCTGCCCCGGGCCACGCCCGCGGCCTGGGCACTGGTCGCCGCGTGCGGTGTGCTCGACCAACTCGGCCCCGCGCTCGAACTGCCGCGGTCGATCATGGACGCCTCGCCGTTCAGTCACCTGCCGAAACTGCCCGGCGACACCGCCACGGCCGCGCCGTACGCGATCCTGACCGCCGTCGCCACCGCGCTGCTCGTCGCCGGCATCACTGGCACCCGCCACCGCGACATCGGCTGACACCACCCCGGCGCACCACGCACGCCCCGACCGGACCCACCCGGGTCCGATCGGTTTTTCCCGCACTCCTCCCGCTCCCCAGGCGCCGCCGCCCGAGCACGCCCCACGTCGCACCGAACGCCCGCCGGGACACCGTCATCGGCGCCGAGGGACACGCTCGGCGGTGGCGCCGCGGCCTGTTCGCTACGCCTCGTCGGTGACAGTGGAGGGTTGGCGGTGGCATTTGGGCGGTTACGCGCCCGCTACGCGGTATAGCTGTGCTTGTCGTGCGTCCGACGTCGTGCGGTGCCTTGCCGCGGAACCGGAGGAACCCACCGATGGACGACTTGGTCTTCCTTGTTGTCGTCGTCGCCTTTTTCGGGCTGATGGTTCTCCTCGTCAAGGGTATGGACCGCCGGTGAGCGTGGAGAACATCATCGGATTGGTCTGCGCGGTCGGTCTGCTCGTCTATCTGATCATCGCCCTGGTGTTTCCGGAGCGGTTCTGATGAGCGATTCCGCGGCCGGGCTGGTGACCGTCGTGGTGCTGGTCGCCGCGCTGGCCGTGGCGCACGTACCGTTCGGGAACTATCTGGCGAGGGTGTACCAGAGCGAACGCCATTGGGCGGTCGAGCGGTTCGTCTACCGGATGGCACGCGTCGCCCCCGACGCCGAACAGCGATGGTCGACCTACGTTTTGTCGCTGCTGGGATTCTCCGCGGTGTCGGTCGTCTTCCTGTACGCGTTCCTGCGGCTGCAGGGAACGCTGCCGCTTTCGCGGGGTTTCGGCGCGGTACCCGCCGACGGCGCCTTCAACACCGCCGTTTCGTTCGTCACGAACACGAACTGGCAGTGGTACGCCGGTGAATCGACCCTGGGATATCTCGTCCAGATGTCCGGGCTCGCGGTCCAGAACTTCATGTCCGCGGCCGTGGGGATGGCCGTCGCGGTGGCGCTCGTACGCGGCTTCACCCGCTCGCAGAGCGACCGACTCGGCAACTTCTGGGTCGACTTGGTACGCGGCACCGTCCGCGTCCTGCTGCCGCTCGCGTTCGTCGCCGCGATCGTGCTCGTCGCGACCGGCGTGGTGCAGAACTTCGCCGGCACGCAGCACGTGCACACCCTCGACGGCGGCGCGCAGTCCCTCGTCGGCGGCCCGGTCGCCTCCCAGGAGGCGGTGAAGGAACTGGGCACCAACGGCGGCGGGTTCTACAACGCGAATTCGGCGCACCCGTACGAGAACCCCAACGCGTTCGCCAACCTGTTCCAGGTCTTCCTGCTGCTCCTGATTCCCAGCGCGTTGCCGCGCGCTTTCGGGCGGATGGCCGGAAACACCCGGCAGGGCTGGGCGATCCTCGGCGCGATGGGACTGCTGTGGCTCGCCGGGCTCATCGTGGTCACCGCCTTCGAGGCCGCGCACCCGGGGACCGTCCCCGACGCGGTCGGCGCGTCCCTGGAAGGCAAGGAACAGCGCTTCGGGGTCTGGAACTCCGCGTTGTTCGCGAACTCCACCACCATGACGTCAACAGGGGCGGCGGGTTCGGCCCACGACAGCTATACGGCCCTCGGCGGCGGCATGCTGATCGTCAACATGGTGCTGGGCGAAATCTCGCCCGGCGGCGTGGGGTCGGGGCTGTACGGCATGCTCGTCATCGCCGTCCTGGCGGTGTTCCTGGCCGGGCTCATGGTCGGCCGGACCCCCGAATACCTCGGCAAGAAAATCCGCCAGCGCGAGATCACGTGCGTCGCGCTGTACGTCCTCGCCATGCCGCTCGCGGTCCTCGTCGGCACCGCACTGGCCCTCGGATTCCCCGGCCCGCGCGAGGCCATCCTCAACCCCGGTCCGCACGGGCTCTCCGAAGTGCTGTACGCGTTCGCCTCCACCGGCAACAACAACGGCAGCGCCTTCGCCGGCCTCGGGACCAACACCGCCTTCTACAACACCGCGCTGGGACTGGCCATGCTCATCGGACGCTTCCTCCCCATGGTGTTCGTCCTGGCACTCGCCGGCTCGCTCGCCCGGCAGCGCCCGGTGCCGCCGGGCCCGGGCACGCTGCCGACCCACAAACCCCTGTTCGTCGGCCTGCTGATCGGCGTCGCGGTCCTCGTCGCCGGCCTGGCGTTCTTCCCCGCGCTGGCGCTGGGCCCGATCGCCGAGGGCCTGCGGTGACCGCCGCGACGCCCCCGGCCGCCGACTCCGGCCGCGTCGCGGCGGGCGCCTTCAACGCACGACACCTGGCCACATCACTCCCGGACGCGGTACGCAAGCTCGGCGTACGCCACATGGTCCGCACCCCGGTGATGTTCGTCGTCTGGGTCGGCTCGCTGCTCGCGACCGCCTTCGCGCTGAAGGACCCGAACGTCTTCGCCGTCGCGACCGCCGTCTGGCTGTGGGTCACCGTCGTCTTCGCCAACCTCGCGGAAGCCGTCGCCGAGGGCCGGGGCCGCGCCCAGGCGGCGGCGCTGCGCCGGGCCAAACAGGAGACCATGGCGCGCCGCCTGCGCGCCGACGGCGGCGAGGAGCCGGTCCCGGGAACGCGGTTGCGCGTCGGCGACACCGTCGTGGTGGAGGCCGGGCAGATCATCCCCGGGGACGGCGAGATCGTCGAGGGCATCGCCAGCGTCGACGAGTCGGCGGTCACCGGCGAATCCGCCCCGGTCATCCGCGAGTCGGGCGGCGACCGCTCGGCCGTCACCGGCGGGACGACGGTGCTGTCCGACCGGATCGTGGTGCGCGTCACGGTCAAACCCGGCGAGAGCTTCATCGACCGGATGATCGCGCTGGTCGAGGGCGCGGCACGGCAGAAGACGCCGAACGAGATCGCGCTCAACATCCTCCTGGCGTCGCTCACGATCGTCTTCCTGGTCTCGGTCGCCGCGCTCCAGCCGATGGCCGCCTACTCCGGCAGGCAGCAGCCCATCGTGGTGCTCGTCGCCCTGCTCGTGTGCCTGATCCCCACCACCATCGGCGCACTGCTGTCGGCGATCGGCATCGCGGGCATGGACCGGCTCGTCCAGCACAACGTGGTCGCCATGTCCGGCCGCGCGGTCGAGGCCGCCGGAGACATCGACACACTGCTCCTGGACAAGACCGGCACCATCACCCTCGGCAACCGCGAGGCGACCCGGTTCGTCCCCGCCGAGGGCGTCGACGAGGTGGCACTCGCCGACGCCGCGCAACTCGCCAGCCTCGCGGACGAGACACCCGAGGGGCGGTCCGTGGTCGTCCTCGCCAAGCAGCGCCACGGACTGCGGGCGCGCGAGGAAGGCCTCATCCAAGGGGCGAACTTCGTACCGTTCTCCGCACAGACCCGGATGTCCGGGGTGGACCTGGACGACCGCCGCGTACGCAAAGGCGCCGCCGTGGCGGTCATGCGGTGGGTACGCGACAACGGCGGGCATCCGGCCGCCG is from Yinghuangia sp. ASG 101 and encodes:
- a CDS encoding DUF742 domain-containing protein, encoding MSDPDDTWWDEDAGPIVRSFARTGGRTRPSRDEFNLITLIITADDRTDRPGLEPEHAGILRLCAGNPLSVAEIAAKSDLPPTVVKVLLGDLLDMGAIHTRAPIALADAPDIHVLQAVLDGIRRI
- a CDS encoding ABC transporter permease; amino-acid sequence: MNALTGTTVLTRLALRRDRVMITAWSTTVAVVVLGSARSFTALYDTPAERADLARSTNDNASLRAFYGPVFAWDSGGALTAWRFTVIGAVLVGLMAALIVVRHTRDEEETGRQELVAAGAVGRLAPLSAALLTATAASTAVAAPTALGLLGSGDGAAGALALGLCLVASGVVFAAVAALSAQLATTGRAARGMAGAVLGAAFLVRAAGDAASRGASSALIWTSPLGWIEQVRPYGGDRWWALPLPIVFAGVVAAAAYALVTRRDLGAAMLATRNGRATAGRSLSGPFGLAWRLHRGALLGWGIALLAAGAVYGGVAGGVDDLIGDNRDVSDIVARMGGGGSLTDAFLASAMGLLGLLAAVFAVQCVLRMRAEETGGRAAPLLTGPVPRVRWVASHLVFAVLGPVVLLAVGGLSAGIAHGARVPDLVAAAIAQAPAAWVVAAAATAVFGLLPRATPAAWALVAACGVLDQLGPALELPRSIMDASPFSHLPKLPGDTATAAPYAILTAVATALLVAGITGTRHRDIG
- a CDS encoding ABC transporter ATP-binding protein; protein product: MKTAISAVALRKSFGRSQALDGLDLTVRTGEVHGFLGPNGAGKSTTIGILLGLVRADAGTAEVLGGDPWRHSVALHRRIAYVPGDVTLWPNLTGGEVIDLLGRLRGGVDAARRDRLVRRFELDPTKKGRAYSKGNRQKVALVAAFAADVDLLVLDEPTTGLDPLMEDVFRRCVEEARDHGRTVLLSSHILGEVEALCDRVSIIRRGRTVETGTLADLRHLTRTSVSAELAGRADGLADLDGVHDLDVRGNHVRFQVDGHSIGAALDALGRSGIRSLTSSPPTLEELFLRHYEDEPADGRRADAPDAPTTAADTAVPEARSSR
- a CDS encoding roadblock/LC7 domain-containing protein, with protein sequence MPPVPHDNAELDWLLDDLVKRIPRTRHAIVLSSDGLLIGHSRGLERDDAEHMSAVASAFQSLARGAGRHFDGGRVRQTIVELERVFLFVTGAGQGACLAVLGEADIDVGLVAYEMNLMVKRVGDFLAAAPRHAGTPARNPF
- a CDS encoding GbsR/MarR family transcriptional regulator codes for the protein MANQDEDAVGEFVERFAGELVDAGMTRMPARVFAAILASDTGVLGSAELAERLRISPAAVSGAVRYLTHVGLVSREREPGSRRERYRVRNDQWYATFARRDQLLVRWEETLRAGVKAVGPDTPAGQRLGENIEFFEFLQEELAGMMERWRARRQRSAEAHEG
- the kdpB gene encoding potassium-transporting ATPase subunit KdpB, whose translation is MTAATPPAADSGRVAAGAFNARHLATSLPDAVRKLGVRHMVRTPVMFVVWVGSLLATAFALKDPNVFAVATAVWLWVTVVFANLAEAVAEGRGRAQAAALRRAKQETMARRLRADGGEEPVPGTRLRVGDTVVVEAGQIIPGDGEIVEGIASVDESAVTGESAPVIRESGGDRSAVTGGTTVLSDRIVVRVTVKPGESFIDRMIALVEGAARQKTPNEIALNILLASLTIVFLVSVAALQPMAAYSGRQQPIVVLVALLVCLIPTTIGALLSAIGIAGMDRLVQHNVVAMSGRAVEAAGDIDTLLLDKTGTITLGNREATRFVPAEGVDEVALADAAQLASLADETPEGRSVVVLAKQRHGLRAREEGLIQGANFVPFSAQTRMSGVDLDDRRVRKGAAVAVMRWVRDNGGHPAAEVGRVVDAISAGGGTPLVVAEHPTGRSARVLGVIHLKDIVKSGMRERFDELRRMGIRTVMITGDNPLTAKAIADEAGVDDFLAEAAPEDKLALIVREQSGGRLVAMTGDGTNDAPALAKADVGVAMNAGTTAAKEAGNMVDLDSNPTKLIEIVEIGKQLLITRGALTTFSIANDVAKYFAIIPAMFAAAYPRLDRLNVMRLGSPESAILSAVVFNALIIVALIPLALRGVRYRPTGAAAMLRRNLGIYGLGGVVAPFVGIKLVDLIVSHLPGLG
- a CDS encoding GTP-binding protein, which translates into the protein MEFAGFDPGIAPDNLPTAVKILISGGFGVGKTTMVGAVSEVPPLRTEEVITRESLGVDDLTGVEGKTTTTVALDFGRITLDRSLVLYLFGTPGQDRFWFMWDELSVGAIGAIVLADPRRLADAFPAVDYFELRGTPFVVAVNCFDGICEFGIEEVAAALDLDPHVPVVMCDARVRDSGKLAMATLVEHVMAMHVGGATVVSR
- the kdpA gene encoding potassium-transporting ATPase subunit KdpA, coding for MSDSAAGLVTVVVLVAALAVAHVPFGNYLARVYQSERHWAVERFVYRMARVAPDAEQRWSTYVLSLLGFSAVSVVFLYAFLRLQGTLPLSRGFGAVPADGAFNTAVSFVTNTNWQWYAGESTLGYLVQMSGLAVQNFMSAAVGMAVAVALVRGFTRSQSDRLGNFWVDLVRGTVRVLLPLAFVAAIVLVATGVVQNFAGTQHVHTLDGGAQSLVGGPVASQEAVKELGTNGGGFYNANSAHPYENPNAFANLFQVFLLLLIPSALPRAFGRMAGNTRQGWAILGAMGLLWLAGLIVVTAFEAAHPGTVPDAVGASLEGKEQRFGVWNSALFANSTTMTSTGAAGSAHDSYTALGGGMLIVNMVLGEISPGGVGSGLYGMLVIAVLAVFLAGLMVGRTPEYLGKKIRQREITCVALYVLAMPLAVLVGTALALGFPGPREAILNPGPHGLSEVLYAFASTGNNNGSAFAGLGTNTAFYNTALGLAMLIGRFLPMVFVLALAGSLARQRPVPPGPGTLPTHKPLFVGLLIGVAVLVAGLAFFPALALGPIAEGLR
- the kdpF gene encoding K(+)-transporting ATPase subunit F produces the protein MSVENIIGLVCAVGLLVYLIIALVFPERF